From the Robbsia betulipollinis genome, the window GCTTCAGCGAGGGCGACATCGCCGCGCGGATGCAGGTCAGCCGCACGCCGGTGCGCCAGGCCCTGTTCTGGCTGCAGCGCGAAGGCTACGTCGACGTGAACTTCCGCAGCGGCTGGCAGGTGCGGGAATTCGACTTCAAATTCTTCGAGGACCTGTACGAGGTGCGCGTCATGATGGAAACCTCGGCGATTCGCCGGATCGTCGCCGACGGGCTGAGTCCGCGGCTCGACGCGGTGCGCGCGATCTGGTCGGCGCCGCCGCACGCCTGCGCCGCGGACGCGGACGCGGACGACGCGCGGGCGGGCCGGACGCATCGGGTGGCCGCGCTCGACGAGGCGTTCCACGCCAGCCTGATCGCCGCGGTCGGCAACAACGAAATGATGCGCATCCATCAGGAGGTCACCGAGCGTATCCGCATCATCCGGCGCCTGGATTTCACCAAGCCGTTGCGCATCGACGCAACCTATCGCGAACATGCGGCGATTCTCGACGCGATCGGGCATGACGACGCGGCCACCGCGCAGGCGTTGATCTGCGAGCACATCGCCCGGAGCCAGGCCGAAGTCAAGCGCATCACGCTGTACACCTTGCAGATGGCCCGCGACCGTTACGCCGATGCGAAAGGAGACCAGAACCGGCACGACTGACGCAGCACCGCAGCAGGCAGCACGCAGGAGGGGCCGGCGGCAGCGGCCCGCAGGAGGCGGCACGACCCTCGTTTTCGACCGAAACGATCAACCACTTGGATGGGCAATAAGGACAACTATGGACAAGCGCGCGTTTTTGAAGATGGCAACGGCGGCGGGGGCCGCGAGCGTGGCGGGCAGGATTCCGGCGGCGCTCGCGCAGGGGGCGGACACGGGACCGATCAAGGTCGGCGTCCTGCACTCGCTGTCGGGCACGATGGCGATTTCCGAGACGTCGCTCAAGGACGTCGCCCTGATGACGATCGACGAGATCAACAAGAGCGGCGGCGTGCTTGGGCGCCAGCTGCAGCCGGTGGTCGTCGACCCGGCGTCGAACTGGCCGCTGTTCGCGGAAAAGGCGCGCCAGCTGATCTCGCAGGACAAGTGCGCGGTGACCTTCGGCTGCTGGACGTCGGTGTCGCGCAAATCGGTGCTGCCGGTGTTCGAGGAACTGAACGGCCTGCTGTTCTATCCCGTGCAGTACGAAGGCGAGGAAATGTCGCGCAACGTGTTCTACACGGGCGCGGCGCCGAACCAGCAGGCCTTGCCGGCGACCGAATACCTGATGAGCGCGGAAGGCGGCGGTGCGAAGCGGTTCTTCCTGCTGGGTACCGATTACGTCTACCCGCGCACGACGAACAAGATCCTGCGTTCCTTCCTGCATTCGAAGGGCGTGCAGGACAGCGACATCCAGGAGGTCTACACGCCGTTCGGGCATAGCGACTACCAGACCATCGTCGCCAACATCAAGACCTTCGCGCAGGGCGGCAAGACCTGCGTGATCTCGACCGTGAACGGCGATTCGAACGTGCCCTTTTACAAGGAACTGGGCAACCAGGGCCTGAAGGCGACGGACGTGCCGGTGGTGGCCTTCTCGGTGGGCGAGGAGGAACTGCGCGGCATCGACACGCGCCCGCTGGTGGGCAACCTCGCCGCGTGGAACTACTTCATGTCGCTGAAAAACCCGACCAACGACAAGTTCAAGAAGCAGTGGGCGGCGTGGGTGCA encodes:
- a CDS encoding GntR family transcriptional regulator; the protein is MSDIARLGIQQPARASRSANNLAAQIYAQLKADIFDFRLLPGDRFSEGDIAARMQVSRTPVRQALFWLQREGYVDVNFRSGWQVREFDFKFFEDLYEVRVMMETSAIRRIVADGLSPRLDAVRAIWSAPPHACAADADADDARAGRTHRVAALDEAFHASLIAAVGNNEMMRIHQEVTERIRIIRRLDFTKPLRIDATYREHAAILDAIGHDDAATAQALICEHIARSQAEVKRITLYTLQMARDRYADAKGDQNRHD
- the urtA gene encoding urea ABC transporter substrate-binding protein is translated as MDKRAFLKMATAAGAASVAGRIPAALAQGADTGPIKVGVLHSLSGTMAISETSLKDVALMTIDEINKSGGVLGRQLQPVVVDPASNWPLFAEKARQLISQDKCAVTFGCWTSVSRKSVLPVFEELNGLLFYPVQYEGEEMSRNVFYTGAAPNQQALPATEYLMSAEGGGAKRFFLLGTDYVYPRTTNKILRSFLHSKGVQDSDIQEVYTPFGHSDYQTIVANIKTFAQGGKTCVISTVNGDSNVPFYKELGNQGLKATDVPVVAFSVGEEELRGIDTRPLVGNLAAWNYFMSLKNPTNDKFKKQWAAWVQKNNLPGGTKRVTNDPMEATYVGIHMWKQAVEKARSTSVDKVRPAMIGQTFAAPSGFTLEMDGNHHLHKPVMIGEVRADGQFNVVWRTKTTIRAQPWSPYIPGNEHKPDVVAQATPVADLLRRFV